The Anastrepha ludens isolate Willacy chromosome X, idAnaLude1.1, whole genome shotgun sequence genome includes a window with the following:
- the LOC128870415 gene encoding uncharacterized protein LOC128870415 — MTGKHTNASTARTDKKPNTRTELQDKQTDRQEEATDALKKQSDNWTRRTSKDELRMTGSPSEDELLASSQEAVEGKAVGHSTPTTINQPTTSAQAMGQKRGNKGPSRYKLYQRSLAILGRIRKNETEGKVHPKDETDKARCQKVVDEYLTFQAANRTDAKKRNRSHDETGKVTKKHKISDQGAVASKPIKRFSEVARDHLQMALVDETSNRGKPVLDKWSEIEARLSRIVVDHVMANPEGQTPGFDSVEVVRGYRVIKCDDQFSLHFLTNVIGKIQNSWEGLKLNLIPGSEIPRRPRARIWVPNMKFDANQLIPYLQAHNRSVPMTDWSIIKAEAPQRHSRSFLLLITEESLEPLEKVGNKLQFGMRKTQLKIFRSANPEEEQDEVDGANELLTGMQLDDSESEKGNQ, encoded by the coding sequence ATGACGGGAAAACATACCAACGCATCGACAGCACGGACtgataaaaaaccaaacacgCGGACAGAACTACAGGACAAGCAAACAGACAGACAGGAGGAAGCGACGGACGCACTTAAAAAACAGTCAGACAATTGGACAAGACGTACAAGCAAAGACGAACTGAGGATGACGGGGTCACCCTCAGAGGATGAGCTCTTGGCCTCCAGCCAAGAAGCAGTTGAgggcaaagctgtgggccacagtacgccaacaactataaaTCAACCAACAACATCCGCTCAAGCCATGGGGCAAAAGCGTGGTAATAAAGGTCCCTCGAGGTATAAActttaccagaggtctctcgctATCCTTGGCAGGATTCGGAAAAACGAGACCGAAGGTAAAGTGCATCCCAAAGATGAGACCGACAAGGCAAGATGTCAAAAGGTGGTTGATGAATACTTGACATTCCAAGCCGCCAACAGGACAGATGCCAAAAAACGAAACCGCTCGCATGACGAAACTGGGAAGGTaacaaagaagcacaagatATCGGATCAGGGTGCAGTTGCCTCCAAACCTATCAAGCGATTTagtgaggtggcacgggaccaTCTCCAAATGGCATTGGTAGACGAAACCTCTAACCGCGGGAAACCAGTGCTTGACAAATGGTCAGAGATTGAGGCACGGTTGTCTCGCATAGTCGTTGACCATGTCATGGCGAATCCGGAGGGCCAAACACCAGGTTTCGACTCAGTGGAGGTAGTCCGCGGTTACCGAGTCATTAAATGCGATGACCAATTCTCATTGCATTTCTTGACTAACGTGATTGGTAAAATCCAGAACAGCTGGGAAGGCTTGAAACTCAATCTAATTCCGGGTAGCGAGATTCCACGaaggccgagggctcgcatctgggTACCAAACATGAAGTTTGACGCCAATCAACTAATCCCCTACCTTCAGGCGCATAATCGCTCGGTGCCGATGACCGATTGgtcgatcatcaaagcggaggctccgcaaaggCACAGCAGGTCATTCCTCCTTCTAATTACAGAAGAGAGTCTGGAACCACTGGAGAAAGTGGGAAACAAACTTCAGTTTGGGATGAGGAAGACccagctgaagatattccgttctGCAAACCCGGAAGAGGAGCAGGATGAGGTCGATGGTGCCAACGAACTGCTGACTGGCATGCAGCTAGATGACTCCGAATCCGAAAAAGGAAACCAATAA